In the genome of Pseudomonas sp. B33.4, the window AATTGAGGCTGCGATAGCGAATGTGTTCGCGGCCGGCGTCATCCGTTTGCAACTCGCCGACCACCACGGTGCAGGCGCCGCAGTCACCGCTGGCGCAACCTTCTTTGGTGCCGGACTTGCCCACGTGTTCACGCAGGTAATTGAGCACAGTCAGATTCGGGTCCAGGGCGTGCTCGCTACGGAGTTCCTGGTTAAGTAAAAACTGGATCACGGAAGGCCTCGCAGACTCATTATTGTTGTTAACCGACTTGAGCCGAATTTAGCAGGTCTGACTTTTCGGTCAATGGTTTTCTGACTTAAAGGTCAGGAAAAAGCATTTCGTCGATCAACAACGTGTCTATTCAGTATTGACCCTCAATGGATCTCCTGCTTTTTTGCGGGAATCGTGCCAAAAACCGCTGAGTGGGCACTCCGCCATGACCGTGCATTTGCGCTACACTGCGCCGCTTGTGCAGATCGATAGAGTTTGAAGGACAACCATGACGTTCAAGGCGCCGGACAGCCTCGCCGAGCAAATTGCTCACCACCTCGCCGAACGCATCATTCGTGGCGAAATGAAGCCGGGAGAGCGCATCCAGGAACAGAAGGTCACGCTGGCACTGAATGTCAGCCGCGGCTCGGTCCGCGAAGCCCTGCTGATCCTCGAACGCCGTCACCTGATCGCGATCCTGCCGCGTCGTGGCGCGCACGTCACCGAGCTGACGCCGCACAAGGTGCAGAGCCTGTGCACGCTGATGAGCGAGCTGTACATCCTGCTCGGCAATTCGGTGGCCAATGGCTGGCAAGTGCAGTCGGACATGGCGCCGTTCGTGCAGATCCAGCAACGCCTGACCGCCAGCTTCGAGCGTCAGGACATCCGCAGCTTTGTCGATGACAGCTTCGCGGTGATGCGCGCCGCTTATCCGTTCGCCAACAATCCGTACCTGCAAGAAACCGTCGAGAACCTGCAGCCGGCCATGAGCCGCGCCTACTTTCTCGCCCTCGAACAGCGCAAGGCTTCAATGAGCGAGTTCCTCGAACTGTTCGAACGCCTGCTGGCCGCCGTGCTCGCCCGTGATTTGCCGCAGATCCGCATCGTGCTGACGGCTTACGCCCAGCGCAGCTGCGATCTGGTGGTCTCCGCCCTGACGGTTGCCTAAGCGTGCGGCTCAAGTGCATCAAACTGGCGGGGTTCAAATCCTTCGTCGACCCGACCACGGTGAACTTCCCCAGTAACATGGCGGCGGTCGTCGGGCCGAATGGTTGCGGCAAGTCGAACATCATCGACGCCGTGCGCTGGGTGATGGGCGAAAGTTCGGCGAAGAACCTCCGTGGCGAGTCGATGACCGACGTCATCTTCAACGGTTCGACCAGCCGCAAACCGGTGAGTCAGGCCAGCATCGAGCTGGTCTTCGACAACTCCGACGGCACGCTGCTGGGCGAGTACGCGGCTTACGCCGAGATCTCGATTCGCCGCAAAGTGACCCGCGACAGCCAGACCACCTATTACCTCAACGGCACCAAATGCCGTCGTCGCGACATCACCGATATCTTCCTCGGCACCGGCCTCGGCCCGCGCAGCTATTCGATCATCGAGCAGGGGATGATCTCCAAGCTGATCGAATCCAAACCGGAAGACCTGCGTAACTTCATCGAAGAGGCAGCGGGCATTTCCAAGTACAAGGAGCGCCGCCGCGAGACCGAAAACCGTATCCGCCGCACCCATGAAAACCTTGCCCGTCTGACCGACCTGCGCGAAGAGCTGGAGCGGCAACTCGAACGGCTGCACCGCCAGGCCGAAGCGGCGAAGAAATATCAGGAATTCAAAGCCGAAGAGCGCCAGCTCAAGGCGCAACTGTCGGCCCTGCGCTGGCAGGATCTCAACGATCAGGTCGGCCAGCGCGAGTCGATCATCGGCACTCAGGAAATCAGCTTCGAAGCGCTGGTCGCCGAGCAGCGAAACGCTGACGCGGCCATCGAGCGCTTGCGCGACGGTCACCATGACCTGTCCGAACGCTTCAATCTGGTGCAGGGGCGCTTCTATTCGGTCGGCGGCGACATTGCCCGGGTCGAGCAGAGCATCCAGCACGGCCAGCAACGTTTGCGTCAATTGCAGGACGACTTGAAAGAAGCCGAACGCGCGCGCCTCGAAACCGAGTCGCATCTGGGCCACGACCGCACCTTGCTGCTGACCCTCGGTGAAGAGCTGGACATGCTCACCCCCGAGCAGGAAGTCACCAGCGCCGCCGCCGAAGAAGCCGCCGCTGCGCTGGAAGACTCCGAATCCGTCATGCACGGCTGGCAGGAACAGTGGGACGCCTTCAACCTGACCGCCGCCGAACCGCGCCGTCAGGCCGAAGTGCAGCAGTCGCGCATTCAGCAGCTGGAAACCAGCATGGAGCGCCTCGCTGACCGGCAGAAACGCCTCGGCGAAGAGCGCGCGTTGCTCTCGGCTGATCCGGAAGACGCGGCGATCATGGAGCTCAACGAGCAGCTCGCCGAGTCCGAAGCGACCCTCGAAGATTTGCAGACCAGCGAAGAAGCCCAAGTCGAAAAACTCGAACAACTGCGTCAGGAATTGCAGCAAGCGCTGACCGCGCAGCAACAGGCGCAGGGCGATTTGCAGCGCCTCAACGGTCGTCTCGCATCCCTCGAAGCCTTGCAGCAAGCCGCGCTCGATCCAGGCACCGGCACCGCCGAATGGCTGAAGGAACACAACCTCGCCGAGCGTCCGCGTCTGGCCGAAGGCCTGAAGGTCGAAGCCGGTTGGGAACTGGCGGTGGAAACCGTGCTCGGCGCCGATCTGCAAGCGGTGCTGGTTGACGATTTCAGCGGTTTCGATTTATCCGGTTTCACCCAAGGTGATCTGCGCCTGCTCAGCCCCGGCAATGATGGTGTGCGAGCGGCGGGCAGCTTGCTGGATAAAGTCGACGCGCAGATCGATCTGTCGCCGTGGCTCGGTCAGGTCAAACCGGTCGACAGCCTCGAGCAGGCGTTGTCCTTGCGTGGGCAATTGAGCGCCGGCGAGAGCCTGATCAGCCGCGACGGTTACTGGATCGGTCGGCACTTTTTGCGTGTGCGTCGGGCCAGCGAAGCGGAAAGCGGCATGCTCGCTCGTGGTCAGGAAATCGAAGCGCTGCACCTTGAGCGCGAAGAGAAAGAAGCCACGGTCGAGGCCATGGAAACCCGTCTGCAAACCTTGCGCGCGCAACAGCGTCAACAGGAAAACGGCCGCGAGCATTTGCGTCGTTTGCTGCAAGACGAAGCGCGTCAGCAGGGCGAATTGAAAGCACAGCTGTCCGCCGGCAAAGCCAAGGCCGAACAGCTGACCTTGCGCCGCAAACGCCTCGATGAAGAACTGGTCGAACTCGGCGAACAGCGCGAGCTTGAGCACGAACAAATCGGCGAAGCGCGCATGCAACTGCAGGACGCGCTGGATGCCATGGCGCTGGACACCGAGCAACGCGAGTTGCTGTTGGCCCAGCGCGACAGTTTGCGCGAACGCCTTGATCAGGTGCGTCAGGAAGCGCGGCAACACAAGGATCACGCCCATCAATTGGCCGTGCGTCTTGGCTCGTTGCGCGCGCAGCACGATTCCACGCGTCAGGCGCTGGAGCGTCTGGAAATGCAGGCCGAGCGTCTCACTGAGAAGCGCGAACAGTTGAGTCTCAATCTGGAGGAGGGCGAGGCACCGCTGGAAGAGCTGCGCCTGAAACTCGAAGAGCTGCTCGACAAGCGCATGACCGTCGACGAAGAACTGAAGACTGCGCAGATCGCCCTCGAAGACGCCGACCGCGAATTGCGCGATGCAGAAAAGCGCCGCAATCAGGCCGAGCAGCAATCGCAGCTGATTCGCGGTCAGCTCGAACAGCAGCGTATGGAATGGCAAGCGCTGACCGTGCGCCGCAAGGCCTTGCAGGATCAACTGCTCGAAGATGGCTACGATCTCAATGGCGTGCTCGCGACATTGACTGCGCAAGCCAGTGAACGCGAAGCCGAAGAAGAACTCGAACGCATCAACGCGCGGATTCAGCGCCTGGGCGCGATCAACCTCGCGGCCATCGACGAATACACGCAACAATCCGAGCGTAAACGTTATCTGGATGCCCAGGACGCCGATCTGGTCGAGGCACTGGAAACGCTTGAAAACGTAATCCGCAAGATCGACAAGGAAACCCGTAACCGTTTCAAAGATACCTTTGATCAGATCAACGGTGGTTTACAGGCACTTTTTCCAAAAGTTTTCGGTGGCGGGCGCGCGTATTTGGAACTGACGGGCGAAGATCTACTCGATACAGGGGTAACGATCATGGCGCAGCCGCCAGGGAAGAAGAACAGCACCATCCATTTGCTCTCCGGCGGGGAAAAAGCCCTGACCGCACTGGCACTGGTGTTTGCCATCTTCAAATTGAACCCGGCGCCGTTCTGCATGCTCGATGAGGTTGACGCGCCACTGGATGACGCTAACGTTGGACGCTACGCACGCTTGGTCAAAGAGATGTCGCAAACCGTGCAATTCATCTATATCACCCACAACAAGATCGCCATGGAAATGGCCGAGCAGTTGATGGGCGTAACGATGCATGAGCCGGGTTGTTCGCGACTGGTAGCCGTGGATGTCGAGGAGGCGATGGCGATGGTGGACGCCTAGCGGCGCAGCTTTGAGCGACAAGCTTTGAGCTACAAGCTAGAAGCTTACGGCTCGAAGCCTGAGCGAAGCGAGCCCACAATTTGCGCAGTGATTTCGACAGACGGTGTAAAGTTGTCTTTGGTCGTGCTAGTTTAATGTCAATTTTTCGTATACGTGGGCAAAACGCCTGTCAGAACATAGAGTTGGCGCCACGTTTTAAAGCGGTTTGCACAATGTAAACCCCTTATTTTTCAGCATTTTTTATAGAGGCACGGGATTACATGGAAATCGGTCTGCGCGAGTGGCTGATCGTCATCGGCATCATTGTGATAGCCGGTATTCTTTTCGATGGCTGGCGCCGTATGCGCGGCGGCAAGGGAAAACTGAAATTCCGCCTTGACCGAAGTCTGTCCAACCTGCCGGACGAGGACACCAGCGCTGAGCTGTTGGGCCCGGCCCGTGTACTGGATACGCATCAAGAGCCGCAACTGGATGAACACGATCTGCCGTCGGTGAGCATGCCGGCCCGTGAAGCACGCGAGCCTCGCGAATCCGGCTCGAAACGTGGCAAGCGTGGCGGCAATGGCCCGGCTCAGGGCGACCTGAACCTCGACCTGGATCTGGACGGTGGCCCGAGCTTCAGCAGCCGTGACGGCGATTTCGCCGAAGACACCAAGCCTTCGCCGGCGGTGGTCGACAAAGACCAGCCGCAAGCTGAAGAAGTCCTGGTGATCAGCGTGATCTGCCGCGACGCTGCCGGCTTCAAAGGCCCGGCACTGTTGCAGAACATTCTGGAAAGCGGTCTGCGTTTTGGCGAGATGGATATTTTCCACCGTCACGAAAGCATGGCCGGCAACGGTGAAGTGCTGTTCTCCATGGCCAATGCGGTCAAGCCGGGTATCTTCGATCTGGACGACATCGACCATTTCAGCACCCCGGCGGTGAGCTTCTTCCTCGGCCTGCCAGGCCCGCGTCATCCGAAGCAGGCCTTCGACGTGATGGTGGCGGCAGCACGCAAGCTGTCTCAGGAATTGAATGGCGAACTGAAAGATGACCAGCGCAGCGTTCTGACCGCGCAGACCATCGAGCACTACCGTCAGCGCATCGTTGAATTCGAACGTCGCGCCCTGACCCAGAAGCGCTAAGGCCAAGATCAAAAGATCGCAGCCTCGTTTCACTCGACAGCTCCTACAGGATTGCGATGTCTGTAGGAGCTGCCGAAGGCTGCGATCTTTTGCTTCTGCTGCCAGAGATAGATGAATTAGAGCAGCCTCGGCTGCTCTTTTGCTTTATGAGAGAACACCCATGACCGCCGCCAAAAACCGCATTCTCGAACTGCGCGCTGAACTCGATCAACACAACTACCGTTATCACGTTCTCGACGAGCCGAGCATTCCGGACGCTGAGTACGACCGGTTGTTCCACGAACTCAAGGCGCTGGAAGCGGCCAATCCGGAGCTGATCACCAGCGACTCGCCAACCCAGCGCGTCGGCAGCGTGGCGCTGACCGCGTTCACCCAGGTGCGTCACGAAGTGCCGATGCTCAGCCTCGGTAACGCCTTCGAAGAAACCGACATGCGCGAGTTCGATCGCCGCGTCACTGAAGGCCTGGATCTACCGGTCGGCGATCTGTTCGGCGGCAGTGCGGCGGTGGAATACAGCTGCGAGCCGAAACTCGATGGCCTGGCGGTCAGCCTGCTCTATCAGGACGGCGTGCTGGTGCGCGGCGCCACGCGTGGCGACGGCACCACTGGCGAAGACATCAGCGTCAACGTGCGCACCGTGCGCAATATTCCGCTGAAGCTGCACGGCGAAGGCTGGCCGGCGACGCTGGAGGTGCGCGGTGAAGTGTTCATGTCCAAGGCAGGTTTCGAACGCCTCAACGCCTCGCAACTGGAAGTTGGCGGCAAGACCTTCGCCAACCCGCGCAACGCTGCTGCCGGCAGCTTGCGCCAGCTCGATTCGAAGATCACCGCCAACCGTCCGCTGGAGTTCTGCTGCTACGGCATCGGTCAGGTTTCTCACGATATTTCCGACACCCACATCGGCAACCTCAAGCAGTTGCAGAAGTGGGGCATGCCGATCAGCCATGAATTGAAATTGGCTAAAGGCATCGATGAGTGTCTGGATTACTACCGCGATATTGGCGCGCGCCGTAACGCGCTGACGTATGAAATCGATGGCGTGGTGTTCAAGGTCAACAGCATTGCCGATCAGCGTGAACTGGGCTTCCGTGCTCGTGAGCCGCGTTGGGCGATCGCGCACAAATTCCCGGCGATGGAAGAACTCACCGAGTTGCTCGACGTGGAATTCCAGGTTGGCCGCACTGGCGCCGTGACGCCAGTGGCGCGTCTGAAACCGGTCAAGGTGGCAGGCGTCACCGTGGCCAACGCCACGCTGCACAACATGGACGAAGTCGCGCGTCTGGGCCTGATGATCGGCGACACCGTGATCATCCGCCGCGCCGGTGATGTGATTCCGCAAGTGGTGCAAGTGGTCATGGATCGCCGTCCGGAAAACGCGCGCGCGGTGCAGATTCCTGAGAGCTGCCCGGTGTGCGGCTCGCATGTCGAGCGCACGCAACTGATCAAGCGCAGCAAAGGCAAGGAAACCGTCAGCGAAGGCGCGGTGTATCGCTGCGTTGGGCGTCTGGCCTGCGGTGCGCAGTTGAAGCAGGCGATCATCCACTTCGTCTCGCGTCGTGCGATGGACATTGAAGGCCTGGGCGACAAGAGCGTCGAGCAATTGGTCGACGAAGGTCTGGTCAGCTCGCCGGCCGATCTGTATGCGCTGAAGTTTGACGACATCGTCGATCTGGAAGGTTTTGCCGAGGTGTCCAGCAACAAGCTGCTCGCGGCCATCGAAGACAGCAAGAAACCGGGGCTCGCGCGTTTTATCTATGCGCTGGGCATTCCCGATGTCGGCGAAGAGACCGCCAAGGTGCTGGCGCGCTCGCTCGGTTCGCTGGAGCGCGCGCAGCAGGCGTTGCCGCAAGTGCTGACCTACCTGCCGGACGTAGGGCTGGAAGTGGCGCACGAGATTCACAGCTTCTTTGAAGATGCGCATAACCAGCAGGTGATTACCGAGTTGCTCGGCCATGGTTTGCAGATTCAGGATCAGGGCGAGTTGGGCGCCGAGTTTGCCGCCAGCACCACGCTCGGTGGCTTCCTCGACAAGCTGCACATTCCTTCGGTCGGCCCCGGTGGCGCGCAGAAACTGGCGGACAAGTTTGGTTCGCTCGAAGCGGTGATGAATGCCGACTGGCTGGATATGCGTCAGGCGTTGCCGGAGAAGCAGGCGAATTCGGTTCGCGAATTTTTTGCGCTGCCTGAGCATCGACAGTTGGCTGAAGAGTCCGAGAAACAACTGCGCGATTTCGGCATGCACTGGCAGAGCGAAAAGAAAGTCGTCGAAGGTTTGCCGCTGTCCGGGGAGACCTGGGTGCTGACCGGCAAAGTTGAGTTGATGAGCCGTGATGTGGCCAAGGAGCATCTGGAAAGCCTCGGCGCCAAGGTCGCTGGTTCGGTGTCGGCGAAGACTCATTGCGTTGTGGCAGGCCCCGGTGCCGGTTCCAAATTGACCAAGGCCAATGAGCTGGGTGTGAAGGTGATGGACGAAGAAACTTTCATCGCGTTCCTAAAAACTCACGGCGTCGCCTTTTAAGATCAAAAGATCGCAGCCTGCGGCAGCTCCTACAGGGCTAGTGTTCCACCACGATAGCGCGGGTGTCCACTGAACTCCTGTAGGAGCTGCCGAAGGCTGCGATCTTTTGATTTATCCCAAGCAAAGCGCGGGAACGATGTTGTCACGGGAATGATCTAGTCTTGGCAAGCCCCAGGGAGAGATCGCCATGCACCGTTTTTTCGAGCAGCTCAGTTCCCGCATCATCGCGCCGTTCATGGGCGAATCCTCACGCAACAGCAAAGTCTGGCCGTGCCGCTGCGGCCAGTCGCTGTTCTTTCGCAACAGCCAGTGCCTGGCGTGCAATGCCTTGCTCGGTTATCAACCCGAGGAAAGTCGCCTGACCTCGCTGCAACCGGGGCCATACGCGGGCACCTGGACGCTCGACGCCGATCCCGACTCGGGATTGTTCCGCCGCTGCGCCAACCTCGACACAGCCGCCGCGTGCAACTGGCTGCTGCCGGCCAACGATCACGACAGCCTGTGCATCGCTTGCAGCCTCAACCGGACCATCCCCGACCTGTCTGATCCGGACAACCCTGAGCGCTGGCGCAAAGTCGAAATCGCCAAGCGCCGTCTCGTCGCGCAACTGATCACCCTCGGCCTGCAAGTCGTCCCGAAAACCGTCGATGATGACAGCGGGCTGGCTTTCGATTTCATCGGCGTCGACCTCGAAGGCAACGCGCCGATGACCGGCCACGCCAACGGCCTGATCACCCTCGACATCAAAGAAGCCGACGATGCTCACCGTGAGCAGGTGAGGGCGGCGATGCACGAACCCTATCGCACGTTGCTTGGGCATTTCCGTCATGAGGTCGGCCATTATTACTGGGATCGCCTGATCGCCAACGGCCCGTGGCTCGATTCATTCCGTAGCCTGTTCGGCGACGAACGCGCCAGTTACGCCGAGGCGCTCGATCGCCACTACCAACAAGGCGCACCGCTCGATTGGCCGCAGCACTACGTCAGCGCCTACGCAACCATGCACCCGTGGGAAGACTGGGCGGAAACCTGGGCGCATTACCTGCACATGATGGATGCCGTGGACACAGCGCTGGGATTTGGCATGAGCGCTCGGGAAATGGATTTTGATTACCAGCCGTTTCCCACCAGCACGCTGTACGACCCGGAGCATCCCGGCGGCGCGGCGTTTCTGTCGTTCGTCAACGCGTGGATCGAGTTGGCGGGCATGCTCAATGAGTTGTCACGGAGCATGGGCCAGCCGGATTTCTACCCGTTCGTGCTGCCGGCGGCGGCGATTGCCAAGCTGCACTTCATTCATCTGGTGATCCAGCAAGCGGGCGGCAGGGCGGACGAGGTGCTGGCCCTGTAGGCGCTGCCGCAGGCTGCGATCTTTATGTCTTTGACCTTGTTCATATTTTTAATCTGAAACCAACGGTTGTAACTTCGTCTCAGATAGGTACAATGGCGCGGCTCGCCGACAGGCAAGCGTCGTTATGGTGACCCCATCGGTCCCCCCGCAACGATTACCCGTGAACCTGGTCAGAGCCGGAAGGCAGCAGCCACAGCGGGAACATTGTGTGCCGGGGTGTGGCTGGTGGGGTTACCACCTTAACGAACAATCGAACGCTTCAACCAGAACTGCATGGGTTTCGCCCACTGCGGTTTTTTTGTGCCTGCGATTTACCAAACCGAGACAAATCCCACTGCTGATGAGGATCCTGTGGGAGCTGGCTTGCCAGCGATAGCGGTGGGTCCGGTTCATCTATTTCACTGAAAATCCGCAATCGCTGGCAAGCCAGCTCCCACAAGGTTATGGGGTGTTGTCGGAGTGGCCGGTGTAGAGCCGGATAATCTCATCAATCTCCCCCGACATTTTCATCCGCAACAACGTGCGCAAAATCCGCTGCACTGGCACCTTTGGGTCATTCCGCACATAGCAGCCGACTTTCTGCTCCTGCAACACCGCTACCCCTTGCAGTTGTTGCTCCGGCATCAAGCGCTGGTTAAACCAGTCCAGCGTCCACTGATTGCTCACCGCATAGCGATAACGCCCGGCCAGCAGTTTCTCCAGCACCTGCTCCTGATTTCGCGCGTCCTCGCGTTGCAGCCGATCAGCGTCGAACAGCGGTTGCAGGGTGGGGTAGGTGTAGCCGAGGACGGTGCCGATGGATTGGCGGGGCAGAAGCGCGGGGTCGGCGCTGGCGGGTTGATCCTGGCGGCTGATCAACAGATCACGCTGAAACAACAGCGGCAGACTCCAGATGTAATCCCCCGACTGATTCGGCAGCCACGACTGTGCGGCATAGCAGCGCACGTCGATCTCGCCGTGCTCCATCGCCGTCTGCACACGGGCGCGGGGCAGGACGTGAAACTCGGCCGGTACGCCGACCTGCGTGGCCAGGCTGAGCATCAGGTCGTAGAGAATGCCTTGGGTCGGGCGACCGCGTTCGAATTGCACCATCGGCATCGCCCAGCTGTCGGGCATGGCGAAGCGCAACGGGGTTTCCGCTGCCGTCACGTTCAGGCTTATTCCCAGCAACGTCCCCACGGCCCACCGCATAAACGCTCCGGTAATTCCCGATCCCGAGCCGATAAAAGCCTCTGCTCATGCAGCTTAGCCATATTAGACGAGGACACCGGATGCAATTTTGCCCCTGCTCCGCTAGCATTAGCCGCTTCTGCTTCCTTCGCTGCGACGGTTTTCGATGAGTTATCAGGTTCTTGCACGTAAATGGCGTCCGCGCTCGTTCCGCGAAATGGTCGGCCAGACCCATGTGCTCAAAGCTCTGATCAATGCCTTGGACAGCCAGCGGCTGCACCACGCGTACCTGTTCACCGGTACGCGCGGAGTGGGTAAAACCACGATTGCGCGGATTATTGCCAAATGCCTGAACTGTGAGACAGGTATCACTTCCAGCCCGTGCGGCGAGTGCTCGGTGTGCCGTGAAATTGATGAGGGGCGCTTCGTCGACCTGATCGAGATCGACGCCGCGAGCCGCACTAAGGTCGAAGACACCCGCGAATTGCTCGACAACGTGCAGTACGCCCCGAGCCGTGGGCGCTTCAAGGTCTACCTGATCGACGAAGTGCACATGCTTTCCAGCCATTCCTTCAATGCGCTGCTGAAAACCCTCGAAGAGCCGCCTCCTTACGTCAAGTTCATCCTGGCGACGACTGACCCGCAGAAACTTCCGGCAACGATTTTGTCGCGCTGCCTGCAGTTCTCGCTGAAGAACATGACGCCCGAGCGTGTGGTCGAGCATTTGACCCACGTCCTCACTGCCGAAAACGTGCCATTCGAAGACGATGCACTGTGGCTGCTCGGTCGCGCCGCTGACGGTTCGATGCGTGACGCCATGAGCCTGACCGATCAGGCGATTGCCTTCGGTGAAGGCAAGGTTCTGGCTACCGACGTGCGGGCGATGCTCGGCACGCTGGATCACGGTCAGGTCTACGACGTCCTGCATTCGTTGATCGAAGGCGACGCGAAGGCGTTGCTCGAAGCCGTGCGTCATCTGGCCGAGCAGGGCCCGGACTGGAACGGCGTGCTCTCGGAAATTCTCAACGTGCTGCACCGCGTGGCCATCGCTCAGGCGTTGCCGGAAGGCGTCGACAACGGCCATGGCGACCGCGATCGCGTGTTGGCGCTGGCTCAGGCTTTGCCCGCTGAAGACGTGCAGTTTTATTACCAGATGGGCCTGATCGGCCGCCGCGATTTGCCGCTGGCGCCGGACCCGCGTGGTGGCTTCGAGATGGTCCTGCTGCGGATGCTCGCCTTCCGGCCGGCAGATACGGCGGACGCCCCGAGGCAACCGCTAAAGCCAGTGGGGATCAGCCAGGCCACAGTTGATTCCGCAAACTCCGTGGCTGCCGCGTCCAAGCCTGCGCCGGTAGTCGCTGCGGCTGCTGCGCCGGCTCCAGCTCCGGCAGCTGTAACCCCCGCACCGGCTCCTGAGCCTGTGCCGGTTGCTCCTGTTGCCGCACCAGAACCTGCGCCTGTCGTCGCCGAAGCCGTCGTCGATCTGCCGTGGAATGACCCGGTGGAGCCCGAGGCGGAGCCTGAGCCCGAACCCGCGCAGCAACCTGCCGTCGAGCCAGTGCTGGAAACCACCGCCGAGCAACCCGAGTTGCCGCCGATGCCGTTGCCGACCCCGGACAGCGTCGTCCCGGAAGCGCCTGAGTGGGCTGCCGCGCCGATCCCCGAGCCATCGGTCGCCGAGGTCGATGCCGCTACACCAGGCGTGGACATGGACGACGAGCCGCCGCTGGACGAGGACTACATCGAGCCGGACATGGATTCGGCGTACAGCTACCTCGACGAACTGGCCATCGAACACGCCGCCGAACCTGCCCCGGAACCCGAGCCAGAACCGGCTGCGGCACCGGCAACAGGTCTGGCGTTGCAATGGCTGGAGCTGTTCCCGAAACTGCCGATCTCCGGCATGACCGGCAGCATCGCCGCCAACTGCACGCTGATCGCGGTGGATGGCGACCATTGGCTGATGCACCTCGACCCGGCGCACAGCGCACTGTTCAACGCCACGCAGCAGCGGCGTCTGAACGATGCGTTGAACCAGTTCCACGGTCGCACGCTGGGCCTGACCATCGAACTGATCAAGCCCGAGCAGGAAACCCCGGCCCAGGCCGCGTCCCGCCGTCGTGCCAATCGTCAGCGCGAGGCGGAGGAGTCGATCCACGGCGATCCGTTCATCCAGCAGATGGTTCAGCAGTTCGGCGCGGTGGTGCGACACGATACTATTGAACCTGTCGAGGCCCTGGTCACTCAGGGCTAATAACTGAAGGCGCTCGGCTTTATTGGCCGGGCGCTGTTTTGATCCAAGTACTTTGAGGTGATTCCCATGATGAAAGGTGGCATGGCCGGCCTGATGAAGCAGGCGCAGCAGATGCAGGAAAAAATGGCCAAGATGCAGGAAGAACTGGCCAACGCCGAAGTCACCGGTAAGGCCGGCGGCGATATGGTCACCGTGGTGATGACCGGTCGTCACGACGTCAAGAGCGTGAGCATCGACCCAAGCCTGGTTGAAGGCATGAGCGAAGACGACAAAGAAATGCTGGAGGCGGTGATCGCTTCCGCCGTCAATGACGCTGTACGCAAGATCGAAAAGAACAGCCAGGACAAAATGGGCAACATGACCGCCGGCATGAACCTGCCAGCTGGTATGAAACTGCCATTCTGATTCGCCAATCGGCGGCAGATGAGCTACACAAAATGCCAGGCATTGCGCCTGGCATTTTTGTTTCTGCTTCATTAACACCGCACCCTGTAGGAGCTGTCGAGTGAAACGAGGCTGCGATCTTTTGATCCTGTTCTTTAAAACAAAAATCAAGATCAAAAGATCGCAGCGTGCCGCAGCTCCTACAGGTCGTGCAGTGAATAAACATCGAACGCGCAAAAGCCACAACGGTCTGCTCCCTATACCCGCTGAATTCATCATTCACAGGAGACGCTGACATGTCCGACCCTCTCACGCTCAACCAACGTTTCGTCCTCGCCTCGCGCCCCGTCGGCGCGCCGACCCCGGAAAACTTCCGCCTCGAACGCGAAGCGCTGCCGGATCTGCAGGATGGCGAGGTATTGTTGAAAACTCTCTACCTGTCCCTCGATCCCTACATGCGCGGACGCATGAGCGACGCCCCTTCCTACGCCGCCCCGGTACAAATCGGCGAAG includes:
- the dnaX gene encoding DNA polymerase III subunit gamma/tau: MSYQVLARKWRPRSFREMVGQTHVLKALINALDSQRLHHAYLFTGTRGVGKTTIARIIAKCLNCETGITSSPCGECSVCREIDEGRFVDLIEIDAASRTKVEDTRELLDNVQYAPSRGRFKVYLIDEVHMLSSHSFNALLKTLEEPPPYVKFILATTDPQKLPATILSRCLQFSLKNMTPERVVEHLTHVLTAENVPFEDDALWLLGRAADGSMRDAMSLTDQAIAFGEGKVLATDVRAMLGTLDHGQVYDVLHSLIEGDAKALLEAVRHLAEQGPDWNGVLSEILNVLHRVAIAQALPEGVDNGHGDRDRVLALAQALPAEDVQFYYQMGLIGRRDLPLAPDPRGGFEMVLLRMLAFRPADTADAPRQPLKPVGISQATVDSANSVAAASKPAPVVAAAAAPAPAPAAVTPAPAPEPVPVAPVAAPEPAPVVAEAVVDLPWNDPVEPEAEPEPEPAQQPAVEPVLETTAEQPELPPMPLPTPDSVVPEAPEWAAAPIPEPSVAEVDAATPGVDMDDEPPLDEDYIEPDMDSAYSYLDELAIEHAAEPAPEPEPEPAAAPATGLALQWLELFPKLPISGMTGSIAANCTLIAVDGDHWLMHLDPAHSALFNATQQRRLNDALNQFHGRTLGLTIELIKPEQETPAQAASRRRANRQREAEESIHGDPFIQQMVQQFGAVVRHDTIEPVEALVTQG
- a CDS encoding YbaB/EbfC family nucleoid-associated protein — translated: MMKGGMAGLMKQAQQMQEKMAKMQEELANAEVTGKAGGDMVTVVMTGRHDVKSVSIDPSLVEGMSEDDKEMLEAVIASAVNDAVRKIEKNSQDKMGNMTAGMNLPAGMKLPF